One window of the Nicotiana tabacum cultivar K326 chromosome 4, ASM71507v2, whole genome shotgun sequence genome contains the following:
- the LOC107789470 gene encoding ornithine decarboxylase-like, producing MLLSTAFGKSHVHKIPKDGMPDLIRSIAENHEAGQPFYLLDLAIIERVMDKWNHSFPNIKPFYAVKCNSEPALLTKLAKLGANFDCASQLEIETVLNLGISPNQIIFANPCKAISHIKYAANVGVNLTTFDSKLEIDKIKKWHPQCHLLLRIKAPSDSGSLRPLGKKFGALPEEVEPLLHYACNMVGLKVVGVSFHVGSIAQDPSIYREAIAAARTVFDVADHLRMPKMQILDIGGGFRSTPLFEEIASVVKKAVQDYLPLPNLTLFAEPGRFFAETAFTLVTHVIGKRVRGEKIEYWIDEGIYGSFRPTLYNSCFVGIKPFLRQVEEKSCQICESTIYGPSCDSLDAVAIDIKLPELHLDDLIVFYNMGAYSICGGTKFNGFDMLSTPIYLVNSNSS from the coding sequence ATGTTATTGTCTACAGCTTTTGGTAAGAGTCATGTTCACAAAATACCAAAAGATGGGATGCCAGATTTAATCCGTTCAATTGCAGAGAACCATGAAGCTGGCCAGCCATTTTATCTActtgatttggctataattgaaagggTTATGGACAAATGGAACCATTCTTTTCCAAATATAAAACCTTTCTATGCTGTGAAATGCAACAGTGAACCTGCACTTCTTACTAAACTAGCCAAATTGGGTGCAAATTTTGATTGTGCTAGCCAACTAGAGATCGAGACCGTCTTAAATCTCGGAATTAGCCCCAACCAAATCATATTTGCTAACCCATGCAAAGCTATTTCCCACATTAAATACGCAGCCAATGTTGGGGTCAATCTCACAACTTTtgattcaaaacttgaaattgacAAGATCAAGAAATGGCACCCACAATGTCATTTATTGCTTCGAATTAAAGCCCCTAGTGATAGTGGCTCGTTACGTCCCCTGGGAAAAAAATTCGGCGCGTTACCAGAAGAAGTTGAGCCACTACTGCATTACGCTTGTAATATGGTCGGGCTAAAAGTTGTAGGCGTTTCATTTCACGTTGGATCTATAGCACAAGATCCCAGCATTTATCGCGAGGCGATTGCAGCTGCTAGGACCGTGTTTGATGTTGCTGATCATCTTCGAATGCCTAAAATGCAAATTTTAGACATTGGTGGAGGATTTAGATCGACACCATTGTTCGAGGAAATAGCTAGTGTAGTAAAAAAAGCAGTCCAAGATTATTTACCCTTGCCCAACTTAACATTATTTGCAGAGCCAGGGCGGTTTTTTGCAGAAACGGCCTTTACTTTAGTCACTCATGTGATTGGTAAAAGAGTTAGAGGTGAGAAAATAGAGTATTGGATTGATGAAGGGATTTATGGATCATTTAGGCCAACGCTTTACAATAGTTGTTTTGTGGGTATTAAGCCATTTTTACGTCAGGttgaagaaaaatcttgtcaaATATGTGAGTCAACTATTTATGGACCAAGTTGTGACTCACTTGATGCAGTGGCTATTGACATAAAATTGCCCGAGCTTCATTTGGATGATCTGATAGTGTTTTATAACATGGGCGCATATTCAATATGTGGAGGAACTAAGTTCAATGGATTTGATATGTTATCTACCCCTATCTATCTTGTTAATTCAAATTCAAGCTAA